A single Triticum dicoccoides isolate Atlit2015 ecotype Zavitan unplaced genomic scaffold, WEW_v2.0 scaffold128377, whole genome shotgun sequence DNA region contains:
- the LOC119343453 gene encoding uncharacterized protein LOC119343453: MAKKLLFVAIVLILGAATTAVRGELVCDVLRAECMVKCWQGTGKCMRCCQALGYVHGRCNLVRGDVCYCCNDNGAPSSPPAQERQGRMPWILLLLLMDVVHGLSSQQMDLVCVLTLCKFGTV; this comes from the exons ATGGCCAAGAAATTGTTGTTCGTGGCCATCGTTCTCATCC tgggggcggcgacgacggcagTGCGGGGCGAGCTCGTGTGTGACGTGCTGAGGGCGGAGTGCATGGTCAAATGCTGGCAGGGGACCGGCAAGTGCATGCGCTGCTGCCAGGCCCTGGGCTACGTCCACGGCCGGTGCAACCTCGTTCGCGGCGACGTTTGCTACTGCTGCAACGACAACGGTGCACCTTCCTCCCCACCCGCACAAGAGCGCCAGGGCCGGATGCCGTggatcctcctccttctcctcatggaCGTTGTCCATGGTTTAAGTTCTCAACAAATGGATTTGGTCTGTGTATTAACATTGTGCAAATTTGGAACTGTGTGA